A stretch of Natator depressus isolate rNatDep1 chromosome 2, rNatDep2.hap1, whole genome shotgun sequence DNA encodes these proteins:
- the LOC141981737 gene encoding PI-actitoxin-Axm2a-like: MSSPASLRSCLALGSLLLLLGQVPGVPQAPAAPNQEVCLLPPKKGPCWALIQRWYYDRYTQTCQKFPYGGCYGNANNFISLESCEKSCWMIRTGSKKPHIKSQEINFSRLREN; this comes from the exons ATGAGCTCGCCCGCCAGCCTCCGGAGCTGCTTAGCTCTGGGCtcgctgctgcttctgctgggacAGGTTCCGGGCGTTCCCCAGGCGCCAGCAG CCCCAAATCAAGAGGTCTGCCTGCTGCCCCCGAAGAAAGGTCCCTGCTGGGCTCTCATCCAGAGATGGTACTACGACAGGTACACCCAGACATGCCAAAAATTCCCTTATGGGGGCTGCTATGGCAATGCCAACAACTTCATAAGCTTGGAAAGCTGTGAGAAAAGCTGCTGGATGATCCGGA CAGGGAGTAAGAAACCACATATCAAGAGTCAAGAAATAAACTTCTCAAGACTACGAGAAAACTAG
- the LOC141981738 gene encoding guanine nucleotide-binding protein G(I)/G(S)/G(O) subunit gamma-11, which translates to MPAINIEDLSEKDKLKMEVEQLRKEVKLERQPVSKCSEDIKNYIEERSGEDPLVKGIPEDRNPFKEKGGCVIA; encoded by the exons ATGCCGGCGATCAATATAGAGGATCTGAGCGAAAAGGATAAACTGAAAATGGAAGTTGAGCAGCTCCGGAAAGAAGTGAAGTTGGAAAGACAACCG GTGTCCAAATGTTCTGAAGATATAAAGAACTACATTGAAGAAAGATCTGGAGAGGATCCTTTGGTCAAGGGTATTCCTGAAGATAGGAATCCTTTTAAAGAGAAAGGAGGCTGCGTCATTGCATGA